Proteins encoded by one window of Chondromyces crocatus:
- a CDS encoding dihydrolipoamide acetyltransferase family protein has protein sequence MIDVVMPQLGESVAEGTVSKWLVREGDFVKREQPLLEVATDKADTEIPAPQAGRVTSIAVAEGTLVAKGGLLCRIDETAEQSAGDSASQGEAKAASKDEGKKDEGQKATSKDEDQKSTSPEESSQASGSDDRPVLSSPSTKKLAREAGVDLRQVQGTGDYGRITRDDVMRATTAPPPPQPTSQAAELSQLIQAGGGFVPPIPSVGYGAYKVPPFNQKAGDEVIPFNRRRRITADHMVFSKVTAPHVVTVAEVDLHATAKLRDQHKDKFKKAGVGLTYLAFVCAAAVKSLREHPDLNARVLDNAYVRLRDINLGVAVDTPGGLIVPSIKHADELSLLGIARGIDDLAGRARIGKTTADDLSGTTFTVSNPGLKGNLFGGAIISQPNVGILRMGEIKKRPVVVTRDGEDSIAIHPVMFLALSYDHRIVDGVLANSFLWRVADIINRGEFEL, from the coding sequence ATGATCGACGTCGTGATGCCCCAGCTCGGCGAGAGCGTTGCCGAGGGGACCGTGTCGAAGTGGCTGGTGCGCGAGGGCGACTTCGTGAAGCGCGAGCAGCCCCTGCTCGAGGTCGCGACCGACAAGGCGGACACCGAGATCCCTGCGCCGCAAGCGGGGCGCGTGACCAGCATCGCTGTGGCCGAGGGCACGCTGGTCGCGAAAGGCGGTCTGCTGTGTCGGATCGACGAGACGGCGGAGCAGTCGGCCGGCGACTCCGCGTCGCAGGGCGAAGCGAAGGCCGCGTCGAAGGACGAAGGCAAGAAGGACGAGGGGCAGAAGGCCACGTCGAAGGACGAGGACCAGAAATCCACATCGCCGGAAGAGTCCTCGCAGGCGAGCGGCTCCGACGATCGTCCCGTGCTCAGCAGCCCGTCGACGAAGAAGCTCGCGCGCGAGGCTGGCGTGGATCTCCGTCAGGTCCAGGGGACCGGTGACTACGGCCGGATCACCCGCGACGACGTGATGCGTGCGACCACCGCGCCGCCGCCTCCGCAGCCCACCTCGCAGGCCGCCGAGCTGTCGCAGCTCATCCAGGCGGGCGGTGGCTTCGTGCCCCCGATACCGTCGGTCGGCTACGGCGCCTACAAGGTGCCGCCGTTCAACCAGAAGGCGGGCGACGAGGTCATCCCCTTCAACCGACGCCGCCGCATCACGGCCGACCACATGGTCTTCTCCAAGGTCACGGCCCCGCACGTGGTGACCGTCGCCGAGGTCGACCTCCACGCCACCGCGAAGCTGCGCGACCAGCACAAGGACAAGTTCAAGAAGGCCGGCGTCGGGCTCACGTACCTCGCGTTCGTGTGCGCCGCCGCGGTGAAGTCGCTTCGCGAGCACCCCGACCTCAACGCCCGCGTGCTCGACAACGCCTATGTTCGCCTCCGCGACATCAACCTCGGCGTCGCGGTCGACACCCCAGGCGGCCTCATCGTCCCGAGCATCAAGCACGCCGACGAGCTGTCCCTGCTCGGCATCGCCCGCGGCATCGACGATCTCGCTGGCCGCGCCCGCATCGGCAAGACCACCGCGGACGACCTCTCGGGCACCACGTTCACCGTCTCCAACCCCGGCCTCAAGGGCAACCTCTTCGGCGGCGCGATCATCTCGCAGCCGAACGTGGGCATCCTGCGCATGGGCGAGATCAAGAAGCGCCCCGTCGTGGTCACCCGTGACGGCGAGGACTCCATTGCCATCCACCCGGTGATGTTCCTGGCCCTCTCCTACGACCACCGCATCGTCGACGGCGTGCTCGCGAACTCCTTCCTCTGGCGCGTGGCCGACATCATCAACCGCGGAGAGTTCGAGCTGTGA
- a CDS encoding ArnT family glycosyltransferase → MYKTAVLTVDRSASAEPSSTQDPADADHPAATSSSIPGGGDTGGAPEVSGAAGVPSSSQGPVVPFSKVVMGAALSLSVVCLLLVLTFGYGRDQGIYAMVARITLDGGMPYRDAFDFKPPGIFLLFMGARALFGAAQWGIRVVEVAGLVAMSLCMVRLAERWWGDRRIGVMAAALTLLVHAQLDFWHTAQPESFGGMLTVFALLLVTPGADDGDRARVSTFRLIGAGVLFGFAGLLKPPLAGGGAVLAVALGWPSLMELPRALRARRVGAAVVGAVRPGAFIALGGVLPIAACVAWFAAQGALEDLHRVLFVFTPHYTALGWKGQSALVLGWYGVSQWLTNYSGPMALGLGCLVALHPERRERAGVALLGGIIAMHLAGVVMQAKFFPYHFGATWPLTGMLAGLGLWKAWTRAARWGWPAAAGLASVLVLFGFARSATKDVAEGALVRAARRAALFAAGARDQAALDALASVADVNAHANRTAASFLSENVAPERSVFVWGFEPVIYDLADRESASRYLYNVPQRAMWGREPAREALMAELSARPPAAIVVERHDVFPMVTGEVLDSRDALRGFPPLAELLDERYRLAATFEDLDVYLEDEAL, encoded by the coding sequence GTGTACAAGACGGCCGTGCTCACCGTCGACAGGAGCGCTTCCGCGGAGCCGTCATCGACCCAGGACCCCGCAGACGCCGACCATCCCGCCGCCACGTCCTCATCCATCCCAGGAGGGGGTGACACGGGTGGCGCTCCCGAGGTCTCCGGCGCAGCCGGCGTACCCAGCAGCTCGCAGGGTCCCGTGGTGCCGTTCAGCAAGGTGGTGATGGGGGCCGCGCTCTCGCTGAGCGTCGTGTGCCTGCTCCTCGTGCTCACGTTCGGGTACGGGCGCGATCAGGGCATCTACGCCATGGTCGCGCGGATCACCCTCGACGGCGGGATGCCGTACCGGGATGCGTTCGACTTCAAGCCCCCGGGCATCTTTCTGCTCTTCATGGGCGCGCGGGCCCTCTTCGGCGCGGCGCAGTGGGGCATCCGTGTGGTCGAGGTGGCAGGGCTCGTCGCGATGTCGCTGTGCATGGTGCGGCTGGCCGAGCGCTGGTGGGGAGATCGGCGGATTGGCGTGATGGCCGCCGCGCTGACCTTGCTGGTCCACGCGCAGCTCGATTTCTGGCACACCGCCCAGCCGGAGTCGTTCGGGGGGATGCTCACGGTATTCGCGCTGCTGCTCGTCACCCCTGGCGCCGACGACGGGGATCGAGCGCGGGTGTCGACGTTCCGGCTGATCGGTGCGGGCGTGCTGTTCGGGTTCGCGGGGTTGCTCAAGCCGCCGCTGGCGGGTGGAGGCGCGGTGCTCGCGGTGGCGCTCGGGTGGCCTTCGTTGATGGAGCTACCGCGCGCGCTCCGGGCTCGACGTGTGGGCGCCGCGGTGGTCGGTGCGGTCCGCCCTGGCGCCTTCATCGCGCTCGGGGGCGTGCTCCCGATCGCGGCGTGTGTGGCGTGGTTCGCGGCGCAAGGGGCGCTCGAGGATCTCCACCGGGTCCTGTTCGTCTTCACGCCTCATTACACGGCGCTCGGCTGGAAAGGACAGTCGGCGCTGGTGCTCGGCTGGTACGGCGTCTCGCAGTGGTTGACGAACTACTCCGGGCCCATGGCGTTGGGCCTCGGGTGCCTGGTGGCGCTGCACCCGGAGCGGCGCGAGCGCGCCGGCGTGGCGCTGCTGGGCGGGATCATCGCCATGCACCTCGCTGGCGTGGTGATGCAGGCGAAATTCTTCCCGTACCACTTCGGCGCGACGTGGCCGCTGACGGGCATGCTGGCGGGACTCGGACTCTGGAAGGCGTGGACCCGCGCGGCGCGGTGGGGGTGGCCGGCAGCGGCGGGGCTCGCCTCGGTGCTCGTGCTGTTCGGCTTCGCGCGGTCGGCGACCAAGGACGTGGCCGAAGGGGCTCTGGTGCGCGCTGCGCGACGGGCGGCGCTGTTCGCGGCCGGTGCGCGGGACCAAGCAGCGCTGGATGCGCTCGCCTCGGTGGCCGACGTGAACGCGCACGCGAACCGCACGGCCGCCTCGTTCTTGAGCGAGAACGTGGCGCCGGAGCGGTCGGTGTTCGTATGGGGCTTCGAGCCGGTGATCTACGATCTCGCCGACCGAGAGAGCGCGTCCCGCTACCTCTACAACGTGCCTCAGCGGGCGATGTGGGGACGCGAGCCCGCGCGAGAAGCGCTGATGGCCGAGCTTTCGGCGCGCCCTCCCGCCGCGATCGTGGTGGAGCGGCACGACGTGTTCCCCATGGTCACCGGCGAGGTGCTGGACTCGCGTGACGCGCTGCGTGGGTTCCCGCCGCTCGCGGAGCTGCTCGACGAGCGCTACCGCCTCGCTGCAACGTTCGAGGATCTCGACGTCTACCTGGAAGACGAGGCGCTCTAG
- a CDS encoding prolyl hydroxylase family protein: MYAGHLDLTQRLVWTVDDALSPADCRSYIQRMRRDQAEIAPIVGHHGPEVDLEVRNNTRVMWDDEAEANALLARVAREVPEQLSGLTLHGGNPRLRLYRYGPGERHGAHWDTVVELPGGVRSLLTLVFYLNDEFEGGETDFPELSQRVKPRAGRALLFQHRILHEASEVTTGEKFVLRTDILYR; encoded by the coding sequence GTGTACGCCGGCCACCTCGACCTCACCCAGCGCCTCGTCTGGACCGTGGACGACGCCCTGTCCCCCGCCGACTGCCGCTCCTACATCCAGCGCATGCGCAGAGACCAGGCCGAGATCGCCCCCATCGTGGGCCATCACGGACCCGAGGTCGATCTCGAGGTGCGCAACAACACCCGCGTGATGTGGGACGACGAGGCCGAGGCGAACGCCCTTCTGGCCCGTGTCGCCCGCGAGGTCCCCGAGCAGCTCTCCGGGCTGACGCTCCACGGGGGAAACCCACGCCTGCGCCTGTACCGCTACGGCCCCGGCGAGCGCCACGGCGCCCACTGGGACACCGTGGTGGAGCTGCCCGGCGGCGTGCGCAGCCTGCTGACCCTGGTCTTCTACCTGAACGACGAGTTCGAGGGCGGTGAGACGGACTTCCCGGAGCTGTCACAGCGGGTGAAGCCCCGCGCTGGGCGGGCCTTGCTGTTCCAGCACCGCATCCTGCACGAGGCCAGCGAGGTCACCACGGGCGAGAAGTTCGTGCTGCGCACCGACATCCTTTACCGGTGA
- the glyA gene encoding serine hydroxymethyltransferase — translation MSTPQAKNPGLRPLAEVDPEIAALIRKEEEYESRTLRLIASENYVSRAVLQATGSVLSNKYSEGYPHKRYYEGQVNIDAVEELARTRIATLFGAEHVNVQPYSGSPANLAVYLAFVKPGETIMGLGLPAGGHLTHGWNVSITGKFFKSVPYGVRESDHRIDMDQVRSLALEHRPKLIWCGTTAYPRQIDFAAFRSIADEVGAILAADIAHIAGLVAGGAHPSPVGIADVVTSTTHKTLRGPRGAMILSKKEHASALDRAVFPGLQGGPHNNTTAAIAVAAREASDPSFKTYASQVVENAKALAEALAARGFRLITGGTDNHLLLVDMTPKNIGGKPYAQALERAGIVANYNSIPFDPRKPFDPSGIRLGTPSATSCGMGVAQMEQLAGWMDEVAQNPTDEARIARIAGEVAEVCKAFPPPGILL, via the coding sequence GTGAGCACCCCTCAGGCGAAGAACCCCGGGCTCCGCCCCCTCGCCGAGGTGGACCCGGAGATCGCCGCCCTCATCCGCAAGGAAGAGGAGTACGAGTCCCGCACCCTGCGCCTCATCGCCAGCGAGAACTACGTCTCGCGCGCGGTGCTCCAGGCGACGGGCTCGGTGCTCTCGAACAAGTACTCCGAGGGCTACCCGCACAAGCGGTACTACGAGGGCCAGGTCAACATCGACGCCGTCGAGGAGCTGGCGCGCACCCGCATCGCCACCCTCTTCGGTGCCGAGCACGTCAACGTGCAGCCCTACTCGGGCAGCCCCGCGAACCTCGCCGTCTACCTCGCCTTCGTGAAGCCCGGCGAGACCATCATGGGCCTCGGCCTGCCCGCGGGAGGCCACCTCACCCATGGCTGGAACGTCAGCATCACCGGGAAGTTCTTCAAGAGCGTTCCCTACGGCGTGCGCGAGTCCGACCACCGCATCGACATGGACCAGGTGCGGTCCCTCGCCCTCGAGCACCGCCCCAAGCTCATCTGGTGCGGCACCACCGCGTACCCTCGGCAGATCGACTTCGCCGCCTTCCGCTCCATCGCGGACGAGGTGGGGGCGATCCTCGCGGCGGACATCGCCCACATCGCCGGCCTCGTCGCTGGCGGCGCGCACCCCTCGCCGGTGGGCATCGCGGACGTCGTCACCTCCACCACCCACAAGACCCTGCGCGGCCCGCGCGGCGCGATGATCCTCAGCAAGAAGGAGCACGCTTCCGCCCTCGATCGCGCCGTCTTCCCGGGCCTCCAGGGTGGCCCGCACAACAACACCACCGCCGCGATCGCCGTCGCCGCCCGCGAGGCGTCCGACCCGTCGTTCAAGACCTACGCCAGCCAGGTCGTCGAGAACGCCAAGGCCCTCGCCGAGGCTCTCGCCGCCCGCGGCTTCCGCCTCATCACCGGCGGCACCGACAACCACCTCCTGCTCGTGGACATGACGCCGAAGAACATCGGCGGAAAGCCCTACGCCCAGGCGCTGGAGCGGGCTGGCATCGTCGCCAACTACAACTCCATCCCCTTCGACCCGCGCAAGCCCTTCGACCCGTCGGGCATCCGCCTGGGCACCCCCTCCGCCACCTCGTGCGGCATGGGCGTCGCTCAGATGGAGCAGCTCGCCGGCTGGATGGACGAGGTCGCCCAGAACCCCACCGACGAAGCGCGCATCGCCCGCATCGCCGGCGAGGTCGCCGAGGTCTGCAAGGCCTTCCCGCCCCCCGGCATCCTCCTCTGA
- a CDS encoding HU family DNA-binding protein, producing MATKKSAGGGAKKALSKSGLITAIAEQHGEELTRKQVKNVIESLIDIGHRELKKAGIFTLPGFAKFRVVKRPATKARQGVNPFTKQPMTFPAKPASKSVRARPIKAIKDALL from the coding sequence ATGGCTACCAAGAAGAGTGCCGGTGGCGGCGCCAAGAAGGCGCTGAGCAAGAGTGGTCTGATCACGGCGATCGCCGAGCAGCACGGCGAGGAGCTGACCCGCAAGCAGGTCAAGAACGTGATCGAGTCGCTGATCGACATCGGGCACCGCGAGCTGAAGAAGGCTGGCATCTTCACGCTTCCCGGCTTCGCCAAGTTCCGCGTCGTGAAGCGTCCCGCCACCAAGGCGCGCCAGGGCGTGAACCCCTTCACCAAGCAGCCGATGACGTTCCCGGCGAAGCCCGCGAGCAAGTCGGTGCGTGCACGTCCCATCAAGGCGATCAAAGACGCGCTGCTCTGA